TAAATGTCTCTTGAAAGCAGATCAAGAGAATTGGCTTGATTGATTGCCTGTTCAGGGGTTAAGTAGTTCGCATTGTTTTGCGAAAGGTTGTCTATAAAGTTTTTGTATTCCATTCTTCTTGGTCTGTCGTTTTTAAAATACCGCACAACGTTTTCGGGCTTGGCGTTCGTGCGGGTTTCGGAGCACAAAACTGTCAACCAAGCACAAATGTTGATAGAAGCACTACACTTGATTTAACCACGTCAGCCCCCATTGCGGCAAACGGCTGTTATGGGCTGGTTTTTTATATTTAATTGCATTCCCAATCTAATAGGTGTGAACCATCAACCTAATATTCCACTATATAAACTGGTAAAAACTCCTTTGCTGTTTCATAGGTGAATTTTGGCTGGTCTTGGACAAAATAACTATAGCAAAGGATCTATAACCATATTCATCGTCTCCACAACATTCTTCAAGACTTTTGACAAATGATACACTAACTCCGCTATAATTAGTTTTGTAATATTCTGTTATTTTATTTTCTTCCGATGGATTATGTTTTCTAATCTGGATTATAATATGTTCACAGTAGTTACTTGTCCCAGTTGAATTGCCAAAAAATGCTCTATAATATATTTCAGATGTTTTCTCTGGGTGTTTAATTGACTTGAAAAACTCAATGTGACTTTCCAAATCTTTTAAATTTTTGTTATGGTCAATTTTTGGCTGAATAAACAATATCCAAACAATTAGAGAGATGAACAATAAAAGTCCAATACCAACGTATTTAAGGATTTTCTTTAACATAGATATACTTTAAACCGTTTTATTCTCAACTTCATTTTCAACTCTTTTTTTAGAAATTTCTTCAATTGAATTTGCTATTCTTGATACGTTCAACATAAGGCTCACTAATACTGAACTAGCAACAAGCACACAAACAATTCCTAGAAATATCCCCGCAGCTTTTTTCATAGAATCATTAAAAAGGTCTAAATCAAAAGCAACGTCAAAGACGAAAATAATACCAACGAATGTTAAGAAAAATAAGAGCCCAACTCCTATTTTAGTTACCAAATTTTCTAATTTTTTTGTGTCCATTAATTGTATTTATTTATTTATTTATTCCTATTCGTTTGGCTTTTCGGTTTCGCCCCGTTTTTGTAATGGTTTCTGGTCTCCATTTTTCCTTCTTTTTTGTCCCTTTGGGTTGTCAACTTATTTCAGAACAAGGCTTTATTAAACTTGCCCATAACACAAGGCTAAACACAGTAGCCCCGCATAGGGGCTGTTGCCGTTTTAAGCCGTAGTTGTGCGTTTTTTTATCCAACTTGTCTTCCTGTCTTGGGGTCAATAATAATTGTTGGTCGTTTCGTCCCATTTGGTTCAATAATTGAACAATAAAAACAACCTAGATACCTTGGGTCTTTGCAAGGATTATAGGTAACTTTTGTTCCGTCGTTCATATAGAACTGTCCGTCAAGAACACTATAAATTTCTTGACTTAACTTGGAAATGATTTCAGAAATTGAAGCCATAATTTAAACGTTTTAATTTGCCTACTCTTTTAACAGTAACAGTTTTCGGCTCTCCCTGTTGCTTACTTTTTTGTTTTTGAGGTCGGTTTTCAGCTTAATCCGACACTTTAAAGCGTATTTACTGTAAAATTAGGCACAACTATTACTTTTGTTCGCATTTTTGTCTTGCATCAGCGCGTCTAAAGGGCTTTGTACCTTCTGAATCGTTCGTTTACTTACGTGTGTGTATATTTCAGTAGTTTTAGAGCTATTGTGCCCTAAAAGCTCTTGAATGATACGAATGTCGGTACCAGCCTCGTGCAGATGCGTTGCAAACTTACATTTTTGCGAATTTTTGCCCGTAACTTAGCCCTTTGAAAAATCTTTTGCAAGCTCCTTGTACTAATTTTTTTAGGGCGGAGAATATCTGGTGACAGCATCACACAACGGTCTTTTTTACCTTATGTCCTGCGCAAATTAACCTCACTTGCACGAAAATCAGCAGCAGTGAGTGGATGTTTAATGTTTGATGGTAAAATCAGTTAGTGGCATGTAATAATAGAGTTGTTCGTGAGGACACGAACAACGGTGATGTGAGGACACGAACAACGGCATCGTGAGGACATGAACAGTGATGATGTTTTTTAACGTTTGATGGTAAAAGTCACTCAGTGGTTGGCGGCGATGCGAGAATGGAGTTGTTCGTGAGGACACGAACAACGGTGAGTTTGTTAGCAGCAATACAAAGATGTAGTTGTTCGGAGGACATGCAACGGCGAAAAGAGTTTTCCTTTCGGCTTTGCAATAAGGTTTGCTTATAGATAAGGCAAAGCTAAATGTGCTGGTAGGCTAAAATTATTCGCAGTGTTAACTTTTCTTTCAGCGGTGCTTGTGAATACTCCGCACTTGTTTTAAAGTGAGGGAGAAAATATAGAGAAATACTAAAGGGGCAATGTGTGTTGGCTTACTCGTTGTCCGTTTTCAATAGGGTTTGTATGTTGGTTTCTTGTCAAAATGTGTCAAACGGTCAATGATTGCTGTGTCGTGTCGTTTTAGGCTTGGTGCCAGCGAAGAAATATTTGCGAGGAACGAGATTTGACCTACGTACAAAGCTTATTGAAAGCAGAAAAGCCTGAATTTAGCACGTCTGCCCGCCTTGCACAAATGCAATGTTGTACGATGTTTTTATTTTTTTATCGCACAAGTATTCAGTATTACATTTCTGAAAGTCAATGAAATGCGTGTTGTTCTTTCATATTTCACTCCTTTGAAGAAGTCGGCTTTTTTTCCTTTAATTCCGTGTGTCCATAAATATCGAGCATCATCTTTTAAAACTACTAAACTTCTTGGTTCTAATAAGACTTCAATTTTTTCTCCTGTTTTTTTGTTGGTAAACTCCATTACGCAAGTAGAACCTAAACTCAATGAAATAATCGTATCTCCAAAGCACGGCTCGCAATCAATGTGGCTTGCAATTCCTTGTCCTTGCTTATATTCGTTTACAATTAGTTGGTCGGGTATAGCAGGCATATACCCTTCTTGATATAGTTTTTTAGCAAATGGTATTACCCATTCAGGTAGTTCGCCAATTTTCATTGAATAGTCTATAAATCGGGCTTTATAGTCGTACTTATAACCATAATGCTGTACCCGCCTTTTTAAATCTCCTAACCAATTTTCAGCATTTACAGACTGCCAAAATGATTCATGTTCTTCTTTTGTAATGTACTCAGGGATATATAACAAGCCCTTAATCTTTGACAATGATGCCAAGTCATTAAGTGTTTTTGGGTTGATTTCCGAAATCTTTTTTTCTGTTGCAGGGTTGTCAAATAATGATATTTGCATTGTCGTAAGAGTTAAAGTGATAGAATTTCATAATTCACAACTTCGCTTGATGGCTCAAACGTAGAATTTGAGTTATTCTTGTAGTAAACTTTCTGTGTGTCGCTTGCTTCAATTTTATGTACTACATATTTCTTAAACTTTTTGTATTTTTCGTTCCTATCTGCTCTATCTGGATTTTGAAATACAAAATAGGCTGTGCTTATCAAGTGTGATGTGATTTTATTAACAAATGATGCAAGGCTTTTCTCGTCTAACGAACTACTCGCAAACAGATAAGAAGCATTAAAAATCACAAAAGAATTGTTTTGCGTAATTTCTGCTACTACCCTATCAGGCACTAAATCCCAACTACTATAAAAGTTAAACACTGAATTAGGGCTAAACAATTCCGTTTCTGAAAATTCTTTTGCCTTTTCAAGCATACTTTCTGCAATGTCTATACCGATATATCGCATTGAAATTGGCTCATTTTCATTATCATAGTAAAGGCTTGCTAAGGCTAAACCGCTCGTAAGAGGACCACAACCAAAATCTATAAAGACTAATTCTTTGTTTTTTTGAAAAACATTACTATTTAGAGTTGTAAATATCTTTTCATAAACCGCATAGGTTGTGAAAAAATGCTTTCGCATATTGAAATAGCAATAGAGTTGTACTCTATCGTATGGGGTTAGGTCTTTGTATGCTGTGGTAAAATCAGCCATGCCATAATTTAGAATATCTGCTCTTATTTCATCGTTACTATATTTTTGTAAATAGCCCGATGTATTGATATGGTCTATTATCAAATTTTGAAACACTCGTTGAGTAATCGCAGATGGTGTATAAACTTTCTCTTCAATTAGTTCAACAAATATTGTATCTGTAATATATCCGTTTAAGTATTCTTTGAGTGATGGATGATTGAGGAACTTAAACCTTTGCTTAGATTGTGGCGAATTGAAAAGTGTCTTAAAATTATCTAAGAGTTCGGTTTGCTGAGTGGCTTCAAAAGCCTTTTTCCCAAGTAAATAATAATTTATGGTGTCTTGTATTACCTGTCCTGTGTAGTCAACTTCTGCAAAATTTTGTGCTTTTTCAAGGGACTCTAAAATTTCATTAAATTTTTCTATATACTCGGTATTTCTGCCAATACGTGAGTATAAATAAACCGCATTAAGGCGGTGTCTGATTGAACTATCCTTGGGTAGATTAGTGCGGATAATCGCAATAGCACCGTAAAAGCCAATCTTTTCAAAGAGCTCAGCAAAGAGCGTGATAATCTCTATGAAATCAGGATTTGATTTATTTGTCTGGAATATTGGTGAATTGATAAACTCTAAACAAGCCGATTGCAAATCAAATTTATCTTGTTCTATTTGTTCATCGGATAACGAAACAAAATAACATTCAATTTCATTCCTATTAGATTGAATGAAGTTTACCAATTCATTTGCAGAGCTTGCTGAAAGTAATTTATCCTTGATTATTTGTAGGTTCATTTTGTTGCAATGTTTGAAATTCTGCAAGTAGATTTGCTAAGTCGGAACTTGGATTATTATGAAGCCAAACGTTAAATTCCGTAGTATCAAAAGTTACATCACCTTGTGCCAAGCCATTTTTTTTTAAGACATTAATGAATGATATAAATTTTGCCCACATACCCATAGTTTGATTTTTAAGCCTTTTATTAGGCTCTGAGTGGCATTTTGAAATTCTTATTATTGGATAGTTTTCAACAATAGAAAACGTTTTCTCGTCCGAATAACCTTCATTAAGGTCATACTTGACGACTGTTTTATCGTCTTTTAGAAACCCAAAATCATTTTTTTGATTATCCCAAAAGCAAAATTGATAGACACTTTCAATAGTTATTCTGTCAAGCAAATTATCAAGTTTGTACTTGATATTGAATTTACCGTTTTTGCTAAACGAAGCAAAATAACTGTCATTTAAATTAATCTCTTCATCTTTGGGCAAACTTCTATAACCATAATACAAACCTAAAACCGCTAAAACAATACTTGCTCTATTGTGTGTCCGTATCGTTTTTAGGGTTTTTCTGTTGATTAATTCAGGTAACTGCTCTTTCAGAGCATATTTATCGCTACCTTCTTTGTCTCGGAAACGAAACAAGAAAGCAAGCAATATTAATTCTAATGCTGCGGGTTTTAATTGGTCAATTGCTTGTAAAGCTTCTAATGTTTTGTCTCCAACCAAGAGTTTGAAAGCATTTTGTACTTCTTCGGTTGGTGTACCTAAAATTTGTTTAAGTATGTCTTTGCGAAATGTTTCATTGGCATAAATTGCATTGACAATTTTTTGCAAGGTATCGTTTGGACTGTTTTTAGGTTTAATAAGTGTTGAGTAAAATGACAAACTACCTTTATCCAATACGCCAATTTCAGGTTTATCAAAGAAAGGGTTTATTTCTCTTAATAGTTTTAGATATTTGTCGCTATAAATTGCCAATTCATAAGTTTCGTTGGCGTAATATATTTCAGCATTTTTCATAAACGCTAACATACCCAAAATCCTATTAAACTTATCTTGGCTTTCAGTTTTAAGATTTTTATTTGCAGTAATTTGAGATACTTGAATTTCTCGAACTATGTTAGTTCTGTTTTCAATGGATTCAGTCCAAATATCAAACAAATGAATTGGTAAAAAAGCATCTTGGAATGTACTGGCTGACGCAATACTATTCTCTTGGCTTTCTTTACTTGCAAAATAAATTTTATTTACACGGGATATGGGTAAAGGATAGGGTAAAAGATAAACCACTTCGTGAAGTCTTTCTAAATTTTGTTTGTCAAAATCGGTTAATGCGACTTCTATCAAAACTTGTTGCTCGTTAGGCTCATCAGTAAAGCCGTCTGAAATGAGTAAATGATTAGGTGAAAAATGCTGAATATCCTTAGTGCGTTGGCTTCTTGCCAATTCTCTTGTTTCGTAATTCACTGGATATATCAAAGCACTTCCAAAATAGTCTAATAAATTAGACTTGTTTATTTGAATTACAAAAGAAGATATATATAAACTATCAAGTTTATCCTTACTAACTCTTGATAAATCAATATTGCTGTTGTTACTTTGACTTGGCAGTTTATCAGTGAATAAGCTTGGTACCTTTTGACAATTAATAATACTTTCAATAATCTGTTTTTTTGTTGATTTGGTGGAAACAGAAATATTTAGGGTTGCTGCAATTTTTGCAACTTCTTCTTTGCCTAATTTATTTAGCTGTTGTATAGTATATTTTGCCATTGTTTTTTTCTTTTAACTGTTTGTCAAATTAATAAAACAAATCACCTGTATCGTAAGTATCACTTGGAAAGTTGTTTAAAATAGACGGCTTGCTACCTGTGTACATAATGACTAACCTATTTTTAGCTCGTGTGCAACCCACATAAGCCTGCCTTTTGGCTTCGTCTGTGTTTCTTAAACTCTCAAATTCAGGCATAATTACAATATCAAACTCCATTCCTTTTGCAGAAATGAAGGTTGTAACCAATATGTTTTTTAGGTCATTTTCGGTCTTAGATTTTTCTGCTTCGGACATTTCAGAGTAATACTTAGAACACTCAAAGCCAAAGCCTGATATTATGGAATGATAGTTTTCAACTTGGTTTTTGAACGGAAACAATACACCAATATTAAAACCTTTATAGTTTTCAATGATTGTCTTTAATCTGCTTTGCATATCAGACTGATCGCTAAATTTAAGTACTTCGGGTAAATCTCCGTTATTCTTATATCGTTTCAGTGCTGATAACGTTTGACTATCGTTTGCTTTGGGGCTATTCGGAACAAAGTACCTTGCAAAATTATAGATTTGATAAGTGTTCCTGTAATTGAATTGTAGAGTAAACTCGTTTAATGAATGACTTATTTCTTGCTTTATTATCGTTTCGCTTGCACCTGAACCTTCGTGCACTTGTTGGTCATTGTCTGCACCAATTGTCATTCTGCCAAATACTTTCGGAAACGCTTGAAAAATTCTTTCTTCAAGATCTTGCGCTTCGTCAAGTATAAGTTCCATATTGCCTACTTTTCCACGCAAAGCATTTTCTATTTCGAATGCAGACAGTTTTTTGTAAAATTTATATTCTCCCCGATCATATATTACACAAACACCTTGTTGAATTGTTAAGCGTGAAGAATAATCCGTTTCAACCCATCCATTAGATTTGGCTTGATCTATATATTCTTTTTTGATATACCAACATTTGGTTCTGCTGAATACTTTATAGGCACTTTTTGAAGTATCATAAGATATTTTAAAATCCGTTTCATCTAATTCATATCCCAACAATCTTTTTGTTGTGCTTGGAAACCAACTATGGATAGTATTCACTTTATTATTTGATATTCCTTGCTTTGCAAGCAAGTTTTCAATGGCAACTTTCAACATTCTTTGGTAGGTAAGTAATATGGCGGGTTTTCTATTTTTTAGTAGGCGTATCAGCCTAAAAATGGAAACGGTTGTTTTACCACTACCAGGACAACCTGTTACAAGAGAAAATTTTTCGTCATAATCATTGTTGATTATGCTCAACATAATTTGTCCGTTCGTAGAGTTTCTTATGTCGTCTTGGCTCGGAAGTCTGAATTTAAATTTTGCCATTGTTTCTTGGCTGTTTTGTTTTTCTAAAATATCATGCAACGTTTTGGCGCTTGGCGAAGGCGGGTTTCGGAGCACAAAACTGTCAACCAAGCACTGAACTTGAATAAAAGCACAAATCTCCAAATTTGCACGTCACCGCCTGACGTAAAACCCGTGTTAGTGGTAGTAATTTTCTTTTCAATCAATTAGTTAAATCTAAAAGCCTGCCATCTGGGTTTGTCATTTAAGTCATCACTATATCCGTTATGTAAAGAAATTATAAATAGATATTTTTTATGGTCAAATAGTATTGTAAACTCTCCAAATTGATATTTTTTTGATTTAGGTAAAAATTCTTGATGCATTACATTTTCGGCACCGAGAAGTTCAAATAAAGTCCCTCCGAATAAAAATGGTCCAATTAAAGAGTCGGTAATAATTTTTTCACAAAGTTTAAAGTGCTTAAATTCCGAAAGATCGTTGTAATTAGATCCATAAATTGGACTGTCATATTTTGTGCTTTTTTCAATTTGTTTATAGATAGTATCAGTCATTGTAAAGCACTTAGCCAATAAAAGGCTACTATCCAATGAATTATAAAAAATAAAAGCCTCTTTATCGTTTATATCTATAACAGATTTAAAATTTTTGGGAATGTATACACCAAGCCTGTACTTTTTAATAATTTCATTTTGCTCTGCTGTTATTGAATCTGATGTCGGAATATTGGGGTCGGGTAATTTATCTATATAACTCAAGAAATACGTTTGAGTGTCAATACTTACCTTGTTGCCACAGCTATTTAGCAAAACAATTAATAAAGCAATTTTCCAAATAGTATTCATATTTTGCTATTTTATAATTATTACTACCAACTATTACTTATACGAACTTTTGTTCGCATTTTTGTCTTGCATCAGCGCGTCTAAAGGGCTTTGTACCTTCTGAATCGTTCGTTTACTTACGTGTGTGTATATTTCAGTAGTTTTAGAGCTATTGTGCCCTAAAAGCTCTTGAATGATACGAATGTTGGTACCAGCCTCGTGCAGATGCGTTGCAAACTTACATTTTTGCGAATTTTTGCCCGTAACTTAGCCCTTTGAAAAATCTTTTGCAAGCTCCTTGTACTAATTTTTTTAGGGCGGAGAATATCTGGTGACAGCATCACACAACGGTCTTTTTTACCTTATGTCCTGCGCAAATTAACC
This Bacteroidia bacterium DNA region includes the following protein-coding sequences:
- a CDS encoding alpha-ketoglutarate-dependent dioxygenase AlkB, whose translation is MSKIKGLLYIPEYITKEEHESFWQSVNAENWLGDLKRRVQHYGYKYDYKARFIDYSMKIGELPEWVIPFAKKLYQEGYMPAIPDQLIVNEYKQGQGIASHIDCEPCFGDTIISLSLGSTCVMEFTNKKTGEKIEVLLEPRSLVVLKDDARYLWTHGIKGKKADFFKGVKYERTTRISLTFRNVILNTCAIKK
- a CDS encoding class I SAM-dependent methyltransferase, with the translated sequence MNLQIIKDKLLSASSANELVNFIQSNRNEIECYFVSLSDEQIEQDKFDLQSACLEFINSPIFQTNKSNPDFIEIITLFAELFEKIGFYGAIAIIRTNLPKDSSIRHRLNAVYLYSRIGRNTEYIEKFNEILESLEKAQNFAEVDYTGQVIQDTINYYLLGKKAFEATQQTELLDNFKTLFNSPQSKQRFKFLNHPSLKEYLNGYITDTIFVELIEEKVYTPSAITQRVFQNLIIDHINTSGYLQKYSNDEIRADILNYGMADFTTAYKDLTPYDRVQLYCYFNMRKHFFTTYAVYEKIFTTLNSNVFQKNKELVFIDFGCGPLTSGLALASLYYDNENEPISMRYIGIDIAESMLEKAKEFSETELFSPNSVFNFYSSWDLVPDRVVAEITQNNSFVIFNASYLFASSSLDEKSLASFVNKITSHLISTAYFVFQNPDRADRNEKYKKFKKYVVHKIEASDTQKVYYKNNSNSTFEPSSEVVNYEILSL
- a CDS encoding ATP-binding domain-containing protein; the encoded protein is MLRNPPSPSAKTLHDILEKQNSQETMAKFKFRLPSQDDIRNSTNGQIMLSIINNDYDEKFSLVTGCPGSGKTTVSIFRLIRLLKNRKPAILLTYQRMLKVAIENLLAKQGISNNKVNTIHSWFPSTTKRLLGYELDETDFKISYDTSKSAYKVFSRTKCWYIKKEYIDQAKSNGWVETDYSSRLTIQQGVCVIYDRGEYKFYKKLSAFEIENALRGKVGNMELILDEAQDLEERIFQAFPKVFGRMTIGADNDQQVHEGSGASETIIKQEISHSLNEFTLQFNYRNTYQIYNFARYFVPNSPKANDSQTLSALKRYKNNGDLPEVLKFSDQSDMQSRLKTIIENYKGFNIGVLFPFKNQVENYHSIISGFGFECSKYYSEMSEAEKSKTENDLKNILVTTFISAKGMEFDIVIMPEFESLRNTDEAKRQAYVGCTRAKNRLVIMYTGSKPSILNNFPSDTYDTGDLFY